A genomic segment from Chloroflexi bacterium ADurb.Bin180 encodes:
- a CDS encoding transposase — MVSKPTHRLLNDLHTARANGTHVRLLNRILHCDLLVLDDFGLQVLPPQAVQDLYEIITERYERGSLIVTSNRAFDEWAEVFNNDLLASAALDRLTHHAHTLTIRGDSFRQRHRRKEVPPTLTE; from the coding sequence GTGGTCTCCAAACCCACCCATCGTCTGCTGAATGACCTGCACACGGCGCGCGCCAATGGCACCCATGTGCGCCTGCTGAACCGCATTCTGCACTGCGACCTGCTGGTGCTGGATGATTTCGGCCTACAGGTGCTGCCCCCTCAGGCCGTTCAGGATCTATACGAGATCATCACCGAGCGCTATGAACGCGGCTCACTGATCGTCACCAGCAATCGCGCCTTCGATGAATGGGCGGAAGTCTTCAACAATGATCTCCTGGCGAGTGCGGCGCTGGATCGCCTGACCCACCACGCCCACACCCTGACCATCCGCGGCGACAGCTTCCGCCAACGCCACCGCCGAAAGGAGGTGCCCCCAACCCTGACTGAGTAG